The proteins below come from a single Necator americanus strain Aroian chromosome V, whole genome shotgun sequence genomic window:
- a CDS encoding hypothetical protein (NECATOR_CHRV.G20076.T1) produces MEEKKAAKFIKQTARTIIDWELFVSLVGFWDDTVTDNIDDEYERLVKHLHGYTKILRVLKPPRDACLLKHLG; encoded by the coding sequence atggaggagaaaaaagccGCGAAATTCATTAAGCAAACTGCCAGAACCATCATCGATTGGGAGCTTTTCGTCTCGCTTGTCGGCTTTTGGGATGATACCGTCacggacaacatcgacgatgAATATGAACGGCTCGTTAAACACCTTCACGGCTACACGAAGATTctaagagttttaaaaccaccaagagacgcctgtctcctGAAACATTTgggctga
- a CDS encoding hypothetical protein (NECATOR_CHRV.G20077.T1): MIALRNRKGTTITSRREMEKYIYHFYSYLFDNHVHLPPHHLREDEHVISEVLPFEVRHAIMSVRNRMASGPDRIRSEHLKKLSPVLINTLARLFARYLSECKVPKQWKTSKTVLLYKKGDPHDIGNYRSICLLSVIYKLFTTVILNRIEKVLDEGQPCEQAGFRKGFSTIDHIHTVLKLIKVSREYKMPLCLTFNLKKAFDSV; this comes from the coding sequence ATGATTGCTCTCCGGAACCGGAAGGGGACAACCATTACATCGAGAAGGGAAATGGAGAAATATATCTATCATTTCTACTCTTATCTTTTCGAcaaccatgtccacttgcctcctcaccatctgagggaagacgaaCATGTCATTTCAGAGGTTCTTCCGTtcgaagtacgacatgctatcatgtcagtaagaaatcgtatggcatccggtcccgacagaataagatcTGAACACCTGAAGAAGCTTTCCCCggtactcatcaacactctggcgaggctctttgcacgttatctgtcggaatgcaaggttcctaaacagtggaagaccagcaagaccgtattgttgtataaaaagggagatccgcATGACATCGGCAATTATCgctcaatctgcttactgtccgtcatctacaagctctttacaacagtgatccttaataggattgaaaaagtcttggatgaaggacagccatgcgagcaggcagggtttcgaaaaggattcagcacgattgaccacattcacactgttttgaaactcatcaaggtatcacgagagtacaagatgccgctttGTCTCACCTTCAatttgaagaaggccttcgactcagtgtAG
- a CDS encoding hypothetical protein (NECATOR_CHRV.G20075.T1): MMQAKKIKYDVIGLTERRRRHPLNAVYDIGEELFLGSCDSRDVGGVSVLVNTSMAKNIDFFEELTIRTERLRMRRCGPTPALLSSSLTLMPSTKPWLAISTTKLVEEEP; the protein is encoded by the coding sequence ATGATGCAAGctaagaagattaagtacgacgtaatcggactgaccgagagaagacgacgccaccctctcaacgccgtatatgatattggagaagaactgttcttaggatcatgcgacagtagagatGTTGGTGGAGTTAGCGTCcttgtcaacacgagtatggcaaagaataTCGACTTTTTCGAAGAACTTACGATCCGAACCGAACGtttgcggatgagaagatgtggtccaacaccagctttactatcttcgtcgcttacgctcatgccttctacaaagCCATGGCTGGCAATTTCAACGACAAAGTTGGTCGAAGAAGAACCATAA
- a CDS encoding hypothetical protein (NECATOR_CHRV.G20078.T1), with protein MGRHGNESCDGRQLHHLRFADDIVLITPSISRAERMLIEFDETCGCIGLQLNLQKTMFMWNGWVSDAALTVNGTNIFECASYVYLGRELNMMNNLTLGAGQEETSALGNV; from the coding sequence atgggacgacatggaaatgaaagttgtgatggtcggcagctacaccatttgcgctttgctgatgacatcgtactgattacacctagcatcagccgagcggaacgaatgctgatcgaattcgacgaaacatgtggatgcatcggtcttcagctgaatctacaaaagacgatgttcatgtggaacggatgggtctcggatgccgcATTGACcgtcaacggaacgaacatattcGAATGCGCCAGCTACGTGTATCTGGGTCgagaattgaacatgatgaacaacCTGACCCTTGGAGCTGgacaggaggagacgagcgccTTGGGGAatgtataa